Proteins encoded together in one Lachnospiraceae bacterium JLR.KK008 window:
- a CDS encoding flavodoxin domain-containing protein: MGTLILYATKSGATSECADLLAQKIKCVADDLGKTVPDISSFETVIIGSGIRMGKIYKPVANFLHQHLDELLSKRVALYFCNAYPDTFQKAIEKNIPAELIQSAVCVTSFGGKPPFTNPANMGWLNTQALNDFYTALGNDA, encoded by the coding sequence ATGGGAACATTGATTTTATACGCTACAAAATCGGGTGCAACCAGCGAATGTGCGGATTTACTGGCTCAAAAAATTAAGTGTGTAGCTGATGACCTCGGGAAAACTGTTCCCGATATTAGCTCTTTTGAAACAGTGATTATCGGTTCTGGAATACGCATGGGGAAAATCTATAAGCCTGTTGCAAATTTTCTCCATCAGCATTTAGATGAACTGCTTTCAAAGCGAGTTGCACTTTACTTCTGCAACGCCTATCCTGACACATTTCAAAAGGCTATTGAAAAGAACATACCCGCCGAGCTTATTCAATCTGCGGTTTGCGTTACATCTTTTGGCGGTAAGCCTCCCTTTACCAATCCTGCTAATATGGGCTGGTTAAACACACAGGCGCTGAACGATTTTTATACGGCACTGGGTAATGACGCCTAA
- a CDS encoding Arm DNA-binding domain-containing protein produces the protein MPAYYDESTKIWFCKFYYTDCTGTKKQKKKRGFKLQREAKEWERAFLERLQGTPDMTFQSLYDLYIEDMSHRLRQNSIDGKKNVFKNRILPYFKGKPVNAIKPTDIRAWQNEQIDKGYSDAYLDRIQNMVTTILNYAVTYYNLPSNPCDRAGHMGKRTRSMNFWTIEQYNQFIQYITDISAHTALQLLFYSGMRFGELLALTLADLDFKENTIHITKSLQHKAGGDIVTPPKTDNGIRTITMPEAIMQEIEDYTHKIYGIKPSDRVFTFTKSLIRET, from the coding sequence ATGCCGGCATATTATGACGAATCAACCAAAATATGGTTCTGTAAATTCTATTACACCGATTGCACAGGGACAAAGAAGCAGAAAAAGAAGCGCGGTTTTAAGCTGCAAAGGGAAGCTAAAGAGTGGGAAAGGGCATTTCTTGAACGCCTGCAGGGCACTCCTGATATGACATTCCAATCTCTCTATGACCTCTATATCGAGGATATGAGCCATAGGCTAAGGCAGAACAGCATAGACGGTAAGAAGAACGTATTCAAGAACCGCATACTGCCTTACTTTAAGGGTAAGCCAGTAAATGCCATCAAACCAACAGACATCCGGGCATGGCAAAATGAACAGATAGACAAAGGATATTCAGACGCATACCTTGACCGCATCCAAAATATGGTGACTACCATCCTAAACTATGCCGTCACATATTACAATCTGCCCTCAAATCCATGTGACAGAGCCGGACACATGGGCAAACGCACCCGGTCAATGAACTTTTGGACGATTGAACAGTACAACCAGTTTATCCAGTATATAACGGATATCAGCGCACACACGGCCTTGCAGCTTCTTTTCTATTCCGGTATGCGTTTCGGTGAACTCCTTGCCCTTACACTGGCCGACCTTGACTTTAAGGAAAATACCATACATATTACCAAATCTCTACAACACAAGGCAGGTGGTGATATTGTGACGCCACCCAAAACAGACAACGGCATACGCACCATTACCATGCCGGAAGCCATCATGCAGGAAATAGAGGACTATACCCATAAAATATACGGCATAAAGCCATCTGACAGAGTATTCACCTTTACCAAAAGCCTGATAAGAGAAACATGA